One window of Penaeus chinensis breed Huanghai No. 1 chromosome 1, ASM1920278v2, whole genome shotgun sequence genomic DNA carries:
- the LOC125037408 gene encoding uncharacterized protein LOC125037408 gives MAALCWSQKPTVDRDLALRVLVDRRLEFQQGMLAAYVDLKNAFDSVHRESLWSLLGLRGFPPGIIGLLSGLYTDTESVVKCGSEVSLPFPGVCWGETRMCPAPFLFNTCMDWILSRVIDCSSCGASISDSSRHIEGPRNSSLGDA, from the exons ATGGCTGCGTTGTGTTGGAGCCAG AAGCCAACTGTAGACCGTGACTTAGCACTTCGTGTTCTTGTGGATCGCCGACtcgagtttcaacaaggtatgcttgcagcttatgttgatctcaagaacgCTTTCGACTCAGTACACCGGGAGAGTCtttggagcctactgggtctccgtgggttCCCCCCTGGAATTATTGGTTTGTTGTCTGgactgtatacagataccgagagtgttgTCAAGTGTGGGTCGGAGGTATCTCTGCcttttcccggtgtctgctggGGTGAGACTAGGATGTGTCCTGCCCCattccttttcaatacttgtatggactggatacttagCCGTGTCATTGactgtagttcctgtggggcatcaatcaGTGATTCTAGCAGACACATTGAAGGTCCTAGGAATAGCTCTCTAGGCgatgcatga